The following proteins are co-located in the bacterium genome:
- a CDS encoding xanthine dehydrogenase family protein molybdopterin-binding subunit, producing MTVTATPTTDSQPGYKWVGTRPVRHDGLDKVTGRAKYGADLNLPGMLIGAVLRSPHAHARILSIDTSAAEAMEGVRAVVTGADFPMLESGGEGSGEEYYDPLDLCRNVMARDKVLYEGHALAAVAATSRREALTALAAIKVDYQVLPHVLDVSEAMSPDAPILHEDLITEGVDPVPDKPSNVASRYVIDRGDIEKGFAEADVIVEREFATQPVHQGYIEPHAVVADVGEDGKAMVFCSSQGHFMVRAHTAELLGWEPSRVKVIPAEIGGGFGGKTTVYIEPVATRLSQKAGRPVKIVMTRDEVFRATGPTSGCKIRLKVGATRDGRLTAVSGSMAYQAGAFKGSPVSLGCMCAFAPYAIENVFLEGFDVVVNMPKVTAYRAPGAPMASFASETLLDEIAEQLDMDPLDFRLRNAAEEGVRSVYGPIHKRIGFRETVEAVRDHPQYSIELGPNQGRGVASGFWFNFGGSSSATVHINEDGSASVLTGSPDIGGSRASMALMAAEELGIDVYDITPIVSDTESVGYTDVTGGSRVTHATGLAVIDACRKVVADLRVRAAKVWDVDVEEVEWVDGRAQHVSGDRAPMTTRDLAADAAGTGGPITASAAVNARGAGAAFSTQVCDVEVDPETGYVKILRYTTAQDAGRAIHPSYVEGQMQGGVAQGIGWALNEEYIFDSDGTMENAGFLDYRMPVASDLPMIDTVIVEVPNPGHPYGVRGVGEVGIVPPMAAVANAIHDATGLRMSELPMSPVKVLEAIGANGG from the coding sequence GTGACCGTTACCGCTACCCCCACCACCGATTCCCAGCCTGGCTACAAATGGGTCGGGACCCGTCCGGTCCGCCACGACGGGCTCGACAAGGTGACCGGCCGGGCCAAGTACGGCGCCGACCTGAACCTGCCCGGGATGCTGATCGGCGCAGTGCTCCGGTCTCCCCATGCCCACGCCCGCATCCTCTCCATCGACACCTCGGCGGCCGAGGCGATGGAAGGTGTCCGGGCGGTGGTCACGGGCGCCGACTTCCCGATGCTGGAGTCCGGCGGGGAAGGGAGCGGGGAGGAGTATTACGATCCCCTGGACCTGTGCCGCAACGTGATGGCGCGTGACAAGGTGCTCTACGAAGGCCATGCGCTGGCCGCCGTAGCCGCCACCTCCCGCCGGGAGGCGCTGACGGCGCTCGCCGCCATCAAGGTCGACTACCAAGTCCTGCCTCACGTGCTGGACGTATCCGAGGCCATGTCGCCCGACGCCCCGATCCTCCACGAGGACCTGATCACCGAGGGTGTGGATCCGGTCCCGGACAAGCCTTCCAACGTGGCCTCACGCTACGTGATCGACCGCGGGGACATCGAGAAGGGCTTCGCCGAGGCCGATGTGATAGTGGAGCGGGAATTCGCAACCCAACCGGTCCACCAGGGCTACATCGAGCCCCACGCCGTGGTGGCGGACGTGGGCGAGGACGGCAAGGCCATGGTCTTCTGCTCCTCCCAGGGCCACTTTATGGTGCGGGCCCACACGGCGGAGCTGCTCGGGTGGGAGCCTTCCCGGGTGAAGGTGATACCCGCCGAGATCGGCGGAGGCTTCGGCGGCAAGACGACCGTGTACATAGAGCCGGTGGCGACCCGGCTTTCGCAGAAGGCCGGCCGGCCGGTCAAGATCGTCATGACCCGTGACGAGGTGTTCCGCGCCACCGGTCCCACTTCCGGGTGCAAGATACGTCTCAAGGTGGGCGCCACCAGGGACGGCAGGCTGACCGCGGTGTCGGGCTCCATGGCCTACCAGGCAGGCGCCTTCAAGGGTTCGCCGGTGAGCCTGGGATGCATGTGCGCCTTCGCCCCCTACGCGATCGAGAACGTGTTCCTCGAGGGCTTCGACGTGGTGGTCAACATGCCGAAGGTGACCGCCTACCGGGCGCCCGGAGCGCCGATGGCGTCGTTCGCCTCCGAGACGCTGCTGGACGAGATCGCGGAGCAGCTGGACATGGATCCGCTCGACTTCCGGCTCCGTAATGCCGCCGAGGAGGGCGTGCGGTCCGTCTACGGGCCGATCCACAAGCGGATCGGCTTCAGGGAGACCGTGGAGGCGGTCCGGGACCACCCGCAATACTCGATCGAGCTCGGGCCCAACCAGGGCAGGGGAGTGGCGAGCGGCTTCTGGTTCAACTTCGGGGGCAGCTCCAGCGCCACGGTACACATCAACGAGGACGGGTCCGCCTCGGTGCTCACCGGCAGTCCCGACATCGGCGGGAGCCGGGCCTCGATGGCGCTCATGGCCGCGGAGGAACTGGGCATCGACGTCTACGACATCACCCCCATAGTCAGCGACACCGAATCGGTCGGCTACACCGACGTCACCGGAGGGAGCCGGGTCACCCACGCCACCGGCTTGGCGGTCATCGACGCCTGTCGCAAGGTGGTGGCCGACCTGCGAGTCCGGGCCGCCAAGGTCTGGGATGTCGACGTCGAGGAGGTCGAATGGGTGGACGGACGGGCCCAGCACGTCTCCGGGGACCGGGCGCCTATGACCACCAGGGATCTGGCCGCCGACGCCGCCGGGACGGGCGGTCCCATCACAGCCAGCGCCGCCGTGAACGCTCGGGGGGCGGGCGCCGCCTTCTCGACCCAGGTGTGCGATGTCGAGGTCGATCCCGAGACAGGCTACGTCAAGATCCTCCGGTACACCACCGCCCAGGATGCCGGGCGGGCCATCCATCCGAGCTATGTCGAAGGGCAGATGCAGGGTGGGGTGGCTCAGGGAATCGGCTGGGCGCTCAACGAGGAGTACATCTTCGACTCCGACGGGACCATGGAGAACGCGGGATTCCTGGACTACCGGATGCCGGTCGCCTCTGACCTGCCGATGATCGATACGGTCATTGTCGAGGTACCCAATCCGGGCCACCCCTACGGAGTGCGCGGGGTGGGCGAGGTCGGCATCGTGCCCCCCATGGCGGCGGTGGCCAATGCCATCCACGACGCCACCGGACTGCGGATGAGCGAGCTGCCCATGTCCCCGGTCAAGGTGCTGGAGGCCATCGGGGCCAACGGCGGCTGA
- a CDS encoding (2Fe-2S)-binding protein, with protein MSRKHVTCTINGDPAEFLCEEDQSLLDALRDVVGLMGVKEGCATGDCGACSVILDGRLTCSCLVFAPEAEGATIETVEGMAGPDGLHPLQETFLEGAALQCGICTPGFLVAGKALLDRNPDPTEEEVRYAVAGNLCRCTGYDKIVRSILDAADRMGETAAAS; from the coding sequence ATGAGCAGAAAGCATGTCACCTGCACCATCAACGGCGACCCCGCCGAGTTCCTGTGCGAGGAGGATCAGAGCCTTCTGGACGCGCTGCGTGACGTGGTCGGGCTGATGGGGGTCAAGGAGGGCTGCGCCACGGGCGACTGCGGGGCGTGCTCGGTCATCCTCGACGGGCGCCTCACCTGTTCCTGCCTGGTCTTCGCCCCGGAGGCGGAGGGGGCGACGATCGAGACGGTCGAGGGGATGGCCGGCCCGGACGGCCTCCACCCGCTCCAGGAGACCTTCCTGGAGGGAGCGGCCCTGCAGTGCGGGATCTGCACGCCCGGCTTCCTGGTGGCCGGCAAGGCGCTACTGGACCGCAACCCGGATCCCACCGAGGAAGAAGTGCGCTACGCCGTCGCCGGCAACCTCTGCCGGTGCACCGGTTATGACAAGATCGTGCGGTCGATCCTGGACGCGGCCGACCGTATGGGAGAGACCGCCGCGGCTTCATAG
- a CDS encoding xanthine dehydrogenase family protein subunit M: MRYVAPTSIEETVSVLAGDIRAQVYAGATDFIPQLRMGRPEPGVAVDLKRIDRLTDLHREGDTWVIGAAAPSARLSEEEDLVADLPGLVEAAHLIGSDQIQSRASLGGNLCNASPAADSVPAMVVNDGRAVIAGPAGMRTIPVASVVTGPGTTSLATDEFLVELVFDRPPPRTSDAYLRFIPRTEMDIAVVGAGARLTLDDAGRCREVSVALGAVAPTVVMVPAAADILVGHPLTEEALKRVAAEASAVCNPIDDKRGTIAYRRQVAGVLAVRALRLAARRAARTG; encoded by the coding sequence ATGAGGTATGTCGCCCCCACATCCATCGAAGAGACCGTTTCGGTCCTGGCCGGCGACATCCGTGCCCAGGTGTACGCCGGGGCCACCGACTTCATCCCCCAGCTGCGGATGGGCCGGCCGGAGCCCGGCGTGGCAGTCGATCTCAAGCGGATCGACCGGCTGACAGACCTTCACAGGGAAGGGGATACGTGGGTGATCGGCGCCGCCGCCCCCTCGGCACGGCTGAGCGAGGAGGAGGACCTGGTCGCCGACCTGCCGGGATTGGTGGAGGCGGCACACCTGATCGGATCGGATCAGATCCAGAGCCGCGCCAGCCTGGGCGGCAACCTGTGCAACGCCTCGCCTGCCGCCGACTCCGTTCCGGCCATGGTGGTGAACGACGGTCGGGCGGTGATCGCCGGACCCGCGGGAATGAGAACCATCCCGGTGGCCTCGGTGGTCACCGGCCCCGGCACCACGTCGCTGGCCACCGACGAGTTCCTGGTCGAGCTCGTGTTCGACCGTCCCCCGCCCCGCACCTCCGACGCCTACCTGCGGTTCATCCCCCGCACCGAGATGGACATCGCGGTGGTCGGCGCCGGCGCCCGCCTCACGCTCGATGACGCGGGAAGATGCCGGGAGGTGTCGGTCGCCCTGGGCGCCGTGGCGCCCACCGTGGTCATGGTTCCGGCGGCTGCGGACATCCTGGTGGGCCACCCGCTCACCGAGGAGGCCTTGAAACGGGTGGCGGCGGAGGCCTCGGCGGTCTGCAACCCCATCGACGACAAGCGCGGCACCATCGCATACCGCCGGCAGGTGGCCGGAGTGCTGGCGGTGAGGGCCCTCAGGCTGGCGGCCCGTCGCGCCGCCCGGACCGGCTGA
- a CDS encoding Ldh family oxidoreductase, translating to MWKVSPTRLEDICTAIIRAAGAPGSDARLVADHLVDNDVIGHHSHGVIRLWDYIEWAHQGDLIPGARPRIVSETPSTARIDGNWNFGQVVATYATGLAIEKARTAGVSAVTIRRVKHIGRLGRYAEQVAGEGLVSMIFTNGGGHGINQAPFRGTERKLCSNPIAMSVPSRLAGPFLLDFATSVAAEGKVRVYRARGTPTPSGWILDSDGNPSTDPGDLAAGGALLPFGRAEGHKGYALAFMVELLAGVMSGGGISGDPGRSFSNDSMIIVIDPELFVPIAELQERSLTLTEHLKDTRLADESEPVLYPGEKEAEARSANRGRDIELPDPVRQQLLTMLRRFSLPEAKFASSG from the coding sequence ATGTGGAAGGTCTCACCCACCCGGCTCGAGGACATCTGTACCGCGATAATCCGGGCGGCGGGAGCGCCCGGCTCCGACGCCCGGCTGGTGGCGGACCACCTGGTCGACAACGACGTCATCGGGCACCACTCCCACGGGGTCATACGGCTGTGGGACTACATCGAGTGGGCTCATCAGGGCGATCTGATCCCCGGCGCCCGTCCCCGGATCGTCAGCGAGACACCCTCCACCGCCCGGATCGACGGTAACTGGAACTTCGGCCAGGTGGTCGCCACCTACGCAACCGGCCTAGCCATCGAGAAGGCCCGGACCGCCGGGGTCAGCGCGGTGACCATCCGGAGGGTGAAGCACATCGGCCGGCTGGGCCGCTACGCCGAGCAGGTGGCCGGGGAGGGCCTAGTGTCGATGATCTTTACCAACGGCGGCGGCCACGGCATCAACCAGGCGCCGTTCCGCGGCACGGAGCGGAAGCTGTGCTCCAACCCGATAGCCATGTCGGTGCCGTCCCGCCTGGCCGGACCCTTCCTGCTGGACTTCGCCACCTCGGTGGCGGCGGAGGGCAAGGTGCGCGTATACAGGGCGCGGGGAACTCCCACACCCTCCGGCTGGATCCTCGACTCCGACGGGAACCCGTCCACCGATCCCGGGGACCTAGCCGCCGGCGGGGCGTTGCTCCCGTTCGGAAGGGCCGAAGGGCACAAGGGCTACGCGCTCGCGTTCATGGTGGAGTTGCTGGCCGGGGTGATGTCGGGCGGGGGTATCTCGGGCGATCCCGGCCGTTCCTTCAGCAACGATTCGATGATCATCGTGATCGATCCCGAGCTTTTCGTGCCCATTGCCGAGCTCCAGGAGCGGTCCCTGACGCTGACCGAGCACCTCAAGGACACCCGCCTGGCCGATGAGTCGGAGCCGGTCCTGTATCCGGGCGAGAAGGAAGCGGAGGCGCGGTCGGCCAATCGGGGACGTGACATCGAGCTGCCCGACCCGGTACGCCAACAGCTTCTGACGATGCTCCGGCGATTCTCGCTACCCGAGGCGAAGTTCGCCTCCTCCGGCTAG